The following are encoded together in the Daucus carota subsp. sativus chromosome 5, DH1 v3.0, whole genome shotgun sequence genome:
- the LOC108221056 gene encoding zeatin O-glucosyltransferase translates to MAQDSQVTVVMVPFLAQGHLGQLLHLSRLISSYNIPVHYVSTTTHIRQASSRHQGWDLAAHPNIHVHEFPIPPFHCPAPNPNAQTKYPSQLQPAFEASIHLRDPVARLFTSLSNTFRRVVIIHDFLMGSVVQDFVSLPNVESYIFQSTNAFFFSSYYWDLAGKPGSPDDNVFQQLPSFEGCFTPESMAHGEKQQICVKNSSGELYNTSRSIEGHYFDLLQKFQPDKKQWAIGPFNPVDIFEKPDQQRHECLQWLDNQASNSVIYVSFGTTTSLTDEQIHAIAVGLENGGQKFIWVLRDADKGDIFGGDVRKSELPMGYEDRILETGQGMIVRGWAPQLEILAHASTGGFMSHCGWNSCLESLTMGVPMATWPMHSDQPRNAVLISKVLKVGIVVKEWTPGHDLVESFYIENAVKKLISSTEGHEMRKRAADLRNAIKKSVAQGGVSRLELDSFIDHIMRLN, encoded by the coding sequence ATGGCACAAGATAGTCAAGTAACCGTAGTGATGGTACCATTTCTAGCCCAAGGCCACTTGGGCCAACTCCTCCACCTCTCCCGTCTCATCTCCTCCTACAACATCCCGGTCCACTACGTCAGCACAACCACTCACATCCGCCAAGCCAGCAGCCGCCACCAGGGCTGGGACCTCGCTGCCCACCCCAACATTCATGTCCATGAGTTCCCAATCCCACCTTTCCACTGTCCAGCTCCTAACCCCAATGCTCAGACCAAATACCCTTCTCAGCTTCAACCAGCGTTCGAAGCCTCGATTCATCTCCGCGATCCTGTCGCCAGACTTTTTACTTCTCTTTCAAACACTTTTCGCAGAGTTGTCATCATTCACGACTTTCTAATGGGCTCCGTGGTTCAGGATTTTGTGTCCTTGCCTAATGTTGAGTCCTATATTTTTCAGAGCACAAAtgctttctttttttcttcctACTACTGGGATTTAGCAGGCAAGCCTGGTTCTCCTGATGACAATGTATTTCAACAATTACCTTCTTTCGAAGGCTGTTTTACTCCCGAGTCGATGGCTCATGGGGAAAAACAACAGATTTGCGTCAAAAACAGCTCTGGTGAACTTTACAATACTTCTAGATCAATTGAAGGTCATTACTTTGATTTGCTCCAGAAATTCCAACCTGACAAGAAACAGTGGGCCATTGGACCGTTCAACCCGGTGGATATCTTTGAGAAACCGGATCAGCAACGACACGAATGCTTGCAGTGGCTGGATAATCAAGCTTCAAATTCAGTGATATATGTTTCTTTCGGGACTACAACTTCTCTAACTGATGAACAAATCCACGCCATTGCGGTTGGCTTAGAGAATGGGGGCCAAAAGTTCATTTGGGTCTTAAGGGACGCGGATAAAGGAGATATATTCGGGGGAGATGTCAGAAAATCTGAATTGCCAATGGGGTACGAAGACCGGATACTAGAAACCGGACAAGGTATGATAGTGAGGGGCTGGGCGCCGCAGTTAGAAATTCTGGCGCATGCCTCCACAGGAGGGTTTATGAGTCACTGCGGATGGAATTCATGTTTGGAAAGCCTGACAATGGGAGTGCCTATGGCTACATGGCCGATGCATTCAGACCAGCCTAGAAATGCTGTGCTAATAAGCAAGGTACTGAAGGTAGGAATTGTGGTTAAGGAATGGACTCCAGGGCATGACTTGGTTGAGTCTTTCTATATTGAAAATGCAGTGAAAAAGTTAATATCATCCACAGAAGGCCATGAAATGAGGAAGAGAGCAGCGGATTTGAGGAATGCCATCAAGAAATCTGTAGCACAAGGCGGGGTTAGTCGCCTCGAATTGGATTCGTTTATCGATCATATTATGAGATTGAATTAG
- the LOC108220756 gene encoding putative F-box protein At1g46984, protein MVKKGKTKKKYHKPSKPHHHSNQEEAKEDKTMTVKTLPADLVLEILYRTQVKALVRCKCVAKSWYALINHPSFIQKHLEFNTPRNTTLICNFGYDSMLPKNSHFDDYSRRLIGLLSVTGPPTPLLRVDRHFTNRPNYPKKINFPDFSKRMFVAGSINGIVFLSHTQEMSGRFVALWNPGTHYWMPIALKNWDNASVGFGFDAVRSDYKVICIVPETRLKYLGRSRVEIYSTNRGSWENVDGKSIIPFFPMPGIQHCYCIVKGVPYWVGSDLQARDTNSISLGRIDPVTGRYKSVMYPSHLQNKGRVWVNPVKWKDSVAFGVLFPAGSPNQMFDLYVLADEDTSKWTKMYSIVPPSCISDLKGTRIAQCFSTGEIVFEISTQDPNIVQNVDYCICDPETSRVYRNNEIEALIPFWHESCSHVESLVCVKGMIQIGKEHKDKNISSKMDWTEFLLKEFESALHL, encoded by the exons ATGGTGAAGAAgggaaaaacaaagaaaaaatatCACAAACCCTCCAAACCCCACCATCACTCAAACCAAGAAGAAGCCAAGGAGGACAAAACCATGACAGTAAAGACACTCCCAGCCGATCTTGTTCTTGAAATACTCTACAGGACTCAAGTTAAGGCACTTGTAAGATGTAAGTGTGTTGCAAAATCTTGGTATGCTCTTATTAATCACCCTTCTTTTATACAAAAGCACCTTGAGTTCAACACTCCAAGAAACACAACGCTTATATGTAATTTTGGCTATGATAGTATGTTACCAAAAAACAGTCATTTTGATGATTATAGTCGTAGACTCATTGGTTTGTTAAGTGTAACTGGGCCTCCCACTCCGCTCCTTCGAGTTGATAGACACTTTACTAATAGGCCTAATTACcccaagaaaattaattttcctGATTTTTCGAAGAGAATGTTTGTTGCTGGTTCGATTAATGGCATTGTTTTTTTAAGTCATACTCAAGAAATGTCGGGGCGTTTTGTTGCTTTATGGAACCCGGGTACTCATTATTGGATGCCGATTGCTCTTAAGAATTGGGATAATGCGTCGGTTGGTTTTGGGTTTGATGCGGTGCGAAGTGATTACAAAGTTATATGCATTGTTCCTGAAACTCGTCTTAAATATCTAGGACGGTCTCGGGTTGAGATTTACTCTACAAACCGGGGTTCTTGGGAAAATGTTGATGGGAAAAGCATCATTCCATTCTTTCCAATGCCTGGTATTCAACATTGTTATTGTATCGTCAAAGGTGTTCCATATTGGGTAGGGAGTGATCTACAGGCAAGAGATACAAATTCAATTAGTTTGGGAAGAATTGATCCTGTTACGGGGCGGTATAAGAGTGTAATGTATCCCAGCCATCTCCAGAATAAGGGTCGTGTGTGGGTGAATCCTGTGAAATGGAAAGATTCAGTTGCTTTTGGAGTTCTTTTCCCAGCTGGGTCTCCGAATCAGATGTTCGATTTGTATGTGCTGGCAGATGAGGACACATCTAAATGGACAAAGATGTATAGTATTGTGCCACCCAGTTGTATAAGTGATCTTAAAGGTACACGTATTGCTCAGTGCTTTAGCACAGGTGAGATTGTATTTGAGATTTCGACACAGGACCCTAATATTGTTCAAAATGTGGATTATTGCATTTGTGACCCTGAAACTAGTCGTGTGTACCGTAataatgaaattgaggcattaATTCCATTTTGGCACGAGTCATGCAGTCATGTAGAGAGCCTAGTATGTGTCAAGGGAATGATACAGATTGGAAAGGAGCACAAAGACAAAAATATTAGCTCTAAGATGGACTG GACTGAATTCTTGTTGAAAGAATTTGAGTCGGCGTTACATCTTTAA